GCAATGCGTCTGATATATTCGGGGTGCTCACCTGCGTAAAGAGCGCATGAATCTCCTCATCGCGGCTTAGGATATCGTGTGCTCGTTTGGCTCTCTCTAAATCCATACTCGCCCGAATTTGCCGCGTCGCTGATTCGACCTTCGCCGTCCGGGTGATATTACCACCGACGATAATGACCGCGGCACCCAACCGTACGGCCTCCGCTGCCGCTTCCGCATCGATGCCACCGGCAACGGCTAAGGGTGTTGCAACCGCAGCAGCGACCTGCTCGAGGAGCTGTAACGTGTCCATGCCCCTCATCTGCTGATCAATCCCCACATGCACGCAGAGGTAATCAACGCCGAGCGCCTCCAGTTCACGCGCACGGTTTACCGGGTCAGCGGCGTTCATGAGGTCTACCATCAGCGCTACACCATATTTCCGGGCTGAACGCACCGCATCCTGGATCGTGGCGTCATCCGCAGCGGCGAGGATCGAAACGACCGCCGCACCGGATTTCGCCGCCATCTCTACCTCGATCGCACCGGTATCCATGATCTTCATATCGGCGACGATCTTCGCCATGGGGAATGCATCCCGTAACGTTCGGATCGCATGCATGCCCTCGCTCTTGATCAGCGGCGTACCCGCTTCGAGCCAGTCGGCACCACCGGCTATACATTCCTGCGCGAGCTGCACCGCACGGTCAAGTTCGATCACATCAAGTGCAACCTGCAGCAGTTTCCGCCCTTTCGCGTCAGCCATGGTTACGAACGATAGCTCCGTATCCGCTTTGAAACGCGTAGATGCGCGTTTCCGTGCTTATGTTACTTACTCTTTATGGTAGCGGCATAATAATTCAGTAAGAACGCGTGATGAATTGCTCACGCTCGCTGCACGTACGATCGCGAACGCGAGCCGCGTGGTTGCTTTCACCGGAGCTGGTATCTCGGTGGAAAGCGACATTTGCACCATTTCGAGGCAGAGACGGGCTCTGGGAGTAGTATGATCACGCAGAGCACGCAGACATAAACACGTTTCGCAGCACTCCGGAAAAGGCCTGGATCTTGCTGAATGGGATGCTCACCACGGTTTCCGCTGCGGAACCACAAGCAGCACATCACGCACTCGCGGAGCTCGAGCATCCAGGGAAATTGCGCTGTATCACGACACAGAATATAGATGGCATGCACCAGCGAGCCGTGAGTTCGAACGTCATCGAATTCCACGGCTGTTTCCGGCCGTGTTCGATCTTGTACCGTTACGCTGCATCTGCAGCGGCCTCTTAAAGCCCGATGTCATCTCCTTCGGCGAGCCAATACTCACCGAAACGCTATTTCGTGCGGAATCCGCGGCACGCACCTGCACTGCGATGCTCGTGATCGGCACCTCAGCCATTGTCCAGCCAGTAGAGTAGCAAGCTTACCGCTCATCGCCCGGAGGGTAAGCGCGAGGGTCAATGAGGTGAATCCCGAGCCAGCACCCTTCACGGAGCTTAGCTCTACTTATTTTTTAGAAAGGGAGGCGGGAGGAATCTTACAGCGCGTGGTCGCGGAAGTGCGGCACAAAGTTCTCCAGGACTGTTTGGACGGTAACTAAACTGTTTGCATTCCAGGAGCCGCGCTAATACGTGATTTTGCGCACTTCACGACGGCCGCTCAGAGCATCGGCTTGGCGCGCCATGCTACGTAGGTGCGGATTCTGGTGCTCACCGCGTCGCCTTTTGCACCGGTACGGTGTGCGTGGTATCCTTGATGGTGGTCGCGTTATCGAGCGTGCAGGTTATCGCCTTGTCCGCGTGCGCTAAAAAGGGCAGCTATTTCAATACAACAGACGCCAGAAAGAAGATCGCAACCGCAATGCCCGCGGTGACAAAGAACGCGCCCTCAAATCCGTCAATGATGAACATGACGCCCAGGACGAGCGGCCCTAACGTTTGCCCTAATCGCAGCACCATTCCGTTGAGCGACATAAAGGCAGCACGATTTTCGATCGGTGCCAATCGAGCCAATAGCGTTTGAACGCTCGGCAAGTTCATACCATGAGCGACGCCGAAGATCACTGTTGGGACGAAAAACAGCCAGATCGTCTGTACAAAGGGAATGCTAAAAAAGGTAAGTGCATACAGGATAAATGCACCTTTTATAAGCATCTTTTCGGAATATCTCAGGGTTAACTTACCCAATTGCGAAGATATGGTCGCCGTGGTCAGGCCCATGCTGGAGGTGATGATCCCGATGAGAAACGGCGAAGCATGGAATCGCTCGCTGCCAAGAAGAAGGGGGAAATATGTCAGGTACGCGCCGAAGAGGATAACGAACGTAAACAGTGTAATGGCATAGAGCCCGAGCACCTGTCGATCCGTTATGCTCCGAAGTGCGCTTCGCAAATAGTGCTTAAACTCCTGTTGGTTTCTTGGCTCGCTACTCTGCAGTGAAGTCAAAACGAGAATGCCCGCGGGAATCGCGGCTACGGACAGTGCGAATGGATAATACCATGCAAAGGACGCTAGTGCGCCGCC
This genomic interval from Methanomicrobia archaeon contains the following:
- a CDS encoding bifunctional hexulose-6-phosphate synthase/ribonuclease regulator, which translates into the protein MADAKGRKLLQVALDVIELDRAVQLAQECIAGGADWLEAGTPLIKSEGMHAIRTLRDAFPMAKIVADMKIMDTGAIEVEMAAKSGAAVVSILAAADDATIQDAVRSARKYGVALMVDLMNAADPVNRARELEALGVDYLCVHVGIDQQMRGMDTLQLLEQVAAAVATPLAVAGGIDAEAAAEAVRLGAAVIIVGGNITRTAKVESATRQIRASMDLERAKRAHDILSRDEEIHALFTQVSTPNISDALHRKGVMHGIRPVFEGIKLVGRAVTVQTFEGDWAKVVEAIDTAKEGEVIVAYAGAKDVAPWGELASWSSKQRGIAGIVIDGAARDVDEIRRMRFPVFARYIVPNAGEPKGFGELNTEITCGGQEVRPGDWIIGDDNGVVVVPGERAYEIARRAKEVWKNEERVREEIKRGKTLSQVLDLYRWEKK
- a CDS encoding MFS transporter; amino-acid sequence: MSPSQTNFNRALYRDPNLQIIFIVTLVAVMGISSISPAFPEIQAAFGISQPAVGLLIVAFTLPGVLVTPIFGVLADRYGRKSILVPSLLLFGAAGSACTLARDFNLLLALRLVQGLGAASLGSLNVTIIGDLYSKRQLATAMGYNASVLNLAVPSYLVIGGALASFAWYYPFALSVAAIPAGILVLTSLQSSEPRNQQEFKHYLRSALRSITDRQVLGLYAITLFTFVILFGAYLTYFPLLLGSERFHASPFLIGIITSSMGLTTATISSQLGKLTLRYSEKMLIKGAFILYALTFFSIPFVQTIWLFFVPTVIFGVAHGMNLPSVQTLLARLAPIENRAAFMSLNGMVLRLGQTLGPLVLGVMFIIDGFEGAFFVTAGIAVAIFFLASVVLK